In the genome of Oncorhynchus mykiss isolate Arlee chromosome 18, USDA_OmykA_1.1, whole genome shotgun sequence, one region contains:
- the LOC110496197 gene encoding uncharacterized protein LOC110496197 isoform X1: protein MSLPDDVGWTWSPEETKALIFVWSNEQILLKMVQTYRNKHVYSEISERLKDLGVKRTWKQCQNKMKALKWRYRETLRNPSSSRPCPFFSELHEFLAAMPDMPESKETDDEEDNGLPLPLSSLRLLVPPLRLVSAALWQVVQRRDTMDYGLVEEFVTTVLEITPDLMSYREKVQLVMGLRAQLVLELCRSDHSADPETIQPHLSRMRTCIITHREKEIDTEVEASESNFLELVQTLLDDPLEREHFFQEVFPEEFGPMYDTALQTLMWEFLSRLEKLLPTPTFQQTASWLRPAPSMLKECAQSVTQPQPLKTLLQHHRCHGHLFTNGCADDRILSSLSHTFSERVEMDIDEARSHSQSVATCAPRKERDTLIEQDHAGKALGKSLDTFKKAVEMTDRRNEEWGEKNYEERLQHQLAYNVLQVEIVDGEDMSSTSSMTADDVGWTCWTPDETTVLISVWSDEQILHKMEQSYRKKHVYREISECLKELGVKKTTKQCHNKIKALKWRYRETLRNPSSRPCPFFSQLHKFLAAMPDMPGPKETVKVSDEVVSLNQDEGPVDVESEHLNEEMVSRKGKDETLTKTQTEEGKRDDAFCSPQSDSKMKIPPRKLCKQMVEDMSSTTLVDNDTRTWTLEGTKALISVWSNKQVLQMMEQSYRKKHAYSEVSERLKNIGIKRTWKQCQSKMKHMKHSYRQALRNPSSSGRATCPFFSELHTFLAAMPDMPGPKETVKVSDEVMSSDQDEGPSVDVESEHLNEEMVSRKGKDETPTREPTEERKRDESDSRINIGRKRAVEDVPDLELQPVVPQTQVDDNGLVTGGDPRPASHTTGQSSKRSKRAKICSLCGKSFVEAKDLTTHMRSHTEQSPHQCTQCGEGFDHLDDLQKHWQNDCEEMMKQEVNEHQHGKDWISGESSNASTDPKTCHLSHETFQVQYMLRRHLIVFHKGRRLFKCPLCLKAFAFLSALKKHQSNKRDCPTSEAVKKGKELGSNNPSARITPGLPLNTNNSKTCPVCHATFSQTSSLKSHYFYHHAPDKSRFKCPRCLKAFVSHSQRKRHQQSKRGCRLDRSHKNGSRPAWSTTRREKKNEIPQLSSTAIQEPTTSQVPTTTAQSSNKKTIPKACPVCQKTFKFEATMVRHIASHQKESLNKCSDILKCTFCEEIFSQGMDLKSHYSRTHQFTGPFPCPSCQKTFVSLTELRLHQRNESTPYQCSVCQRLFRTQYTLTIHERIHTGEKPFLCAECGKGFRSEKLLQSHSKSHVEGKPHSCSTCGKRFQRRELLKQHMLHHKDAAFICPDCGKKFFQLVWLRRHMLIHTGERPFLCDLCGKGFKSTAELRIHTRTHTGERPFKCQECGKGCRQKSELQEHLRRHTGERPYPCPVCDKRFYVSKDRKRHMLIHTGEKPFKCQECGMAFNRRTLLRVHQKN, encoded by the exons gtcttcctcttcctctgtcgtCTCTGCGTCTTCTGGTTCCTCCATTGCGGCTGGTGTCTGCAGCTCTATGGCAAGTAGTTCAGCGCAGAGACACAATGGACTACGGGTTGGTGGAGGAGTTTGTGACCACTGTGTTGGAAATAACCCCTGATCTGATGAGTTACAGAGAGAAAGTCCAGCTCGTCATGGGACTGCGGGCACAG CTGGTTCTGGAGTTGTGTCGCTCTGATCATTCAGCCGACCCGGAGACCATCCAGCCACACCTGAGCAGGATGAGGACCTGCATCATCACTCATAGAGAAAAGGAG ATAGATACAGAGGTGGAGGCATCAGAGTCAAACTTCTTGGAACTTGTACAAACTCTTCTCGATGACCCACTTGAGAGGGAACACTTCTTCCAG GAAGTTTTTCCAGAGGAATTTGGCCCCATGTATGACACGGCACTGCAGACTCTGATGTGGGAGTTCCTCTCCAGGCTGGAGAAACTGCTCCCAACACCAACATTTCAACAG ACTGCATCCTGGCTCAGACCTGCCCCCTCTATGCTGAAGGAGTGTGCACAGTCTGTGACTCAACCTCAGCCTTTGAAGACTCTCCTTCAACACCACAGATGCCATGGCCATTTGTTCACTAATG GTTGTGCTGATGATCGCATCCTCTCTTCACTGTCTCACACGTTCTCGGAGAGGGTGGAAATGGACATTGATGAAGCACGCTCACATAGCCAGTCTGTAGCCACATGTGCACCCAGAAAAGAGAGGGACACTTTGATAGAGCAAGATCATGCAGGGAAGGCGCTGGGGAAGAGTTTGGACACGTTTAAGAAGGCAGTGGAAATGACTGATAGAAGGAACGAAGAATGGGGAGAGAAGAACTATGAGGAGAGACTGCAACATCAGTTGGCTTATAATGTTTTACAGGTCGAGATTGTAGATGGAGAAGACATGTCCTCAACGTCATCGATGACAGCAGACGACGTCGGATGGACCTGCTGGACCCCCGATGAGACAACGGTGCTCATCTCTGTATGGTCAGATGAACAGATTCTTCATAAAATGGAGCAAAGTTATAGAAAAAAACATGTGTACAGAGAAATTTCGGAGTGTTTAAAGGAGCTTGGTGTCAAAAAGACGACGAAGCAGTGCCACAATAAGATAAAAGCCTTGAAGTGGAGATACAGAGAAACACTGAGGAACCCGAGCAGCCGACCGTGTCCGTTCTTTTCTCAACTGCACAAATTTCTCGCCGCCATGCCTGACATGCCTGGGCCCAAGGAAACTGTCAAGGTTTCAGATGAAGTCGTGTCTTTGAATCAGGATGAAGGGCCCGTGGATGTCGAGTCGGAGCATCTAAATGAGGAAATGGTTTCTAGAAAAGGGAAAGACGAGACCCTCACCAAAACGCAAacagaagagggaaagagggatgatGCTTTTTGCAGCCCTCAAAGTGACAGCAAGATGAAAATCCCCCCCAGAAAACTTTGCAAACAGATGGTTGAAGATATGTCCTCAACAACATTGGTAGACAATGATACACGGACCTGGACCCTGGAGGGGACGAAAGCACTGATCTCTGTATGGTCAAACAAACAGGTTCTTCAGATGATGGAGCAGAGTTACCGAAAGAAACACGCGTACAGTGAAGTTTCAGAGCGGCTAAAGAACATTGGCATCAAAAGGACGTGGAAGCAGTGCCAATCAAAGATGAAGCACATGAAGCACAGCTACAGACAAGCACTGAGGAACCCAAGCAGTAGTGGCCGAGCGACCTGTCCGTTCTTTTCTGAACTGCACACCTTTCTCGCCGCCATGCCTGACATGCCTGGGCCCAAGGAAACTGTCAAGGTTTCAGATGAAGTCATGTCTTCAGATCAGGATGAAGGGCCTTCTGTGGATGTCGAGTCGGAGCATCTAAATGAGGAAATGGTTTCTAGAAAAGGGAAAGACGAGACGCCCACCAGAGAGCCAacggaagagagaaagagggatgaaagTGACAGCCGAATTAATATTGGAAGAAAACGGGCAGTTGAAGATGTGCCTGATTTGGAACTTCAGCCCGTAGTGCCGCAAACCCAAGTTGATGACAACGGTCTTGTGacag GTGGTGATCCTCGTCCTGCTTCCCATACCACGGGGCAGTCTTCTAAAAGAAGCAAACGCGCCAAAATATGCTCCttatgtgggaagagttttgttgaAGCAAAGGATTTGACAACACACATGAGATCTCACACTGAGCAGAGCCCTCACCAGTGCACCCAGTGTGGGGAAGGCTTTGACCATCTGGACGACTTACAAAAACATTGGCAGAATGATTGTGAGGAGATGATGAAACAGGAGGTCAATGAACATCAGCATGGAAAGGACTGGATCTCGGGAGAGTCCAGTAATGCAAGTACTGATCCAAAAACATGCCATTTAAGCCATGAGACTTTTCAAGTTCAGTATATGTTGAGAAGGCATCTTATTGTGTTTCACAAAGGCAGAAGACTTTTTAAGTGTCCTCTTTGTCTGAAGGCTTTTGCCTTCCTTAGTGCTTTGAAGAAACACCAGAGTAACAAAAGAGATTGTCCTACAAGTGAAGCCGTCAAAAAAGGGAAGGAGTTAGGGTCAAATAACCCTTCTGCACGCATAACTCCAGGACTTCCCTTAAATACAAATAATTCCAAAACGTGCCCTGTATGCCATGCAACTTTTTCACAAACGTCTAGTTTGAAAAGCCACTATTTTTACCATCATGCCCCAGACAAAAGCCGCTTCAAGTGTCCCCGATGTTTGAAGGCTTTTGTATCCCACAGTCAAAGGAAGAGACACCAGCAGAGCAAAAGAGGTTGTCGGTTAGATAGAAGTCACAAAAATGGGAGTAGGCCAGCATGGTCGACGACTCGTAGGGAAAAGAAAAATGAGATTCCTCAGCTGTCCAGTACAGCAATCCAGGAACCAACAACCTCTCAAGTTCCCACCACTACAGCACAGTCCTCTAATAAAAAGACAATTCCCAAAGCATGTCCCGTATGCCAGAAGACTTTTAAATTTGAAGCAACCATGGTAAGGCACATTGCTTCTCACCAAAAGGAAAGTCTCAACAAGTGCTCTGACATCTTGAAGTGCACCTTTTGTGAAGAGATCTTTTCACAGGGCATGGACCTGAAGAGCCACTACAGTCGTACTCATCAATTTACGGGACCGTTCCCATGCCCTTCTTGTCAGAAGACTTTTGTTTCGTTAACTGAGCTGCGCTTACATCAGAGAAATGAGTCCACTCCTTACCAATGCTCTGTGTGCCAGCGATTATTCCGAACACAGTATACCCTGACTATTCACGAGCgaattcacacaggggagaaaccattcCTCTGCGCCGAGTGTGGAAAGGGTTTCCGGAGTGAAAAACTACTACAATCACACTCTAAGAGTCATGTTGAGGGAAAACCCCACTCTTGCTCCACTTGTGGGAAAAGGTTCCAGAGAAGAGAGCTATTGAAACAACACATGTTACATCACAAAGATGCGGCTTTCATCTGCCCAGACTGTGGGAAGAAGTTTTTTCAGTTGGTATGGTTAAGAAGGCATATGTTAATCCACACTGGCGAGAGACCGTTCCTCTGTGATCTCTGCGGGAAAGGTTTCAAATCTACAGCTGAATTGAGGATACACACCCGGACACACACTGGAGAACGGCCATTCAagtgccaagagtgtggaaaAGGTTGTAGGCAGAAGAGTGAGCTGCAGGAGCATCTACGGAGACACACAGGGGAGCGGCCGTATCCGTGCCCCGTATGCGATAAACGCTTTTATGTCAGCAAAGATAGAAAACGACATATGCTCATCCATACTGGAGAGAAGCCGTTCAAATGTCAAGAGTGTGGCATGGCGTTCAACCGTAGAACACTTTTGAGGGTACACCAAAAAAACTAG